Below is a window of Mycolicibacterium chitae DNA.
CCGCAGCAACGGCCGGGACACCCGGCGCGCGGTCGCCGGCCCGTCGGCCCCGCAGGTGCCGCGCCCCGACCCGCGCGACCCGACGCTGTGGCCGCAGCGCGAGGCCCTCAAGGCGGCCCTGCAGTATCCGGCGCTGGCCGGCCCGATCTTCGACACGCTGAGCGTCGAGAGCTTCACCCACCCCGGTTACGCCGCGGTGCGGGCGGCGATCGAGGCCGCCGGCGGCACCGCCGGCGGGGTCAGCGGCGGGCAGTGGATCGACCAGGTGCGCCAACAGGCCGCCACCCCGGCCGCCGCCGCGCTGGTCAACGAGCTCAGTGTGGAGGCCAGCCGGGTCGACGACGACGAGGTCCTGCCGCGCTACATCTCCGGGGTGCTGGCCCGCTTGCAGGAGGTCTCCATCGGCCGGCAGATCGCCGAGCTGAAGTCCAAGCTGCAGCGCATGTCGCCGGTGGAGCAGGGCGACGAGTACCACGCGCTGTTCGGTGACCTCGTCGCGATGGAGGCCTACCGGCGCAGCCTGCTCGAACAGGCCTCCGGCGACGACCTCACTGCGTGAGGGGCGCGCAGCGGTTACGCTGGGGCCTGCTGTTGGCAGATCGAAGGGTATGGGATGGCACGCACGAGGTTGCTGGTCGCCGGGTTCGCGATCGCGGGTGCCGCCGTCGCGGCGCCGATGCTGAGCACGCCCGCCGAGGTGACCGAGGCCGCGCCGGCCTGCCTGGCCTGGATCGGCAGCATGAACGACGGCAAGTGCATCTCCTGGTCGATGGGCAGCGCGGTCGACTCCTCGCTCAACGGCATCCCGATCACCGTCAACGGCCCCATCCCCGACGGCGGGGGCAACAGCGTCGGGCCGAGGTACTGACCGTGCTGGTGCGACGTCTCGCGGCGGCCGGCGCCCTGGCGCTGTTCGCCACCTGTGCCGGCGGCGTCGCGGTGGCCCACGCCCAGCCGGGCAACTGCGTGTCGTGGCTCGGTGCGCGCGACACCGGGCAGTGCATCAGCGAGTCGAACGGCGGACTGCCTCAGGTCGGGTTCAACGGCTGGGGCGTCGAGACCGGGCCACTGCTGCCGGGCCGCTCGATCGACATCCCGCTCGGCTGATCAGGCGCGCGGATCCGGCTCGATCACCGTGGTCTGACTGTCGATCTCGGTCAGCTTCACCATCGACGGGTCGGGGGAGACCCGTTCGGCGATCTTGCGTCGTCCTGCATCGATCATCGACTTGGTGGCCGGATGCGCGGTGACGGCCCGATAGGTCCCGACGATCTGGTCGTAGCGTTTCCGGCCGGCCTTGGCGCCCAGCACATAGCCGACTCCGAGGACGGTCAGAACACCTAACAAAGCGGGCCTCCAAGAACGCGATGGGCGGACCTCCCCATCCTGCCTCATGATCGCCGGACGCGCCGACGGGTGCCCGCGCCCGGGCCCCGACGACCCGCGTCACCAGCACGATTCTTGCCCTCGGTAATCTGTGCGCTAGAGTCTTGCTTCGGTCAATCCCCTGTAGCTCAATGGCAGAGCACCCGACTGTTAATCGGGCGGTTGATGGTTCGAATCCATCCGGGGGAGCTTCTCTTCTCTAAGCTCCGTCCGCCACCTGTTCGGCGAGCTTCTCCGGATGCAGCATCTCCGCGTACCGGCACTGTTCCGGAATCCCGAACCCGTCGACCAGAAGTTCGGCGTGCGGGCGCAGCCGACGGCACCGGTCGTTGATGCCGCGGGTGACGGCCTTGGCGCGTTCGGTGGACAGGTAGCGGTGCTCGATCCACCAGGCCTTGTCCTTGTCGATCACGCTGAGCGCGTACAGGTCACACACCATGCCGAGGATCTCGCGGGCCTCGTCGTCCTCACACGCGTCGATGCCGGCGACGAACGCCTCGAGGATCACCCGGTCGATGTGCGCCTGCGCGGCGTGCAGCACGTGGTCCTGCACGGCGTTGAACGCGTCGAACGCCGACATCTCCTTGGCCTTGCCCTGCAGGCGACGGGCCACCGAGGCCAGCATGTACTCCTCGCGGTCTTCGAACATCTGGACCTGGGTGCCGCGGTTGAACAGGCTGCCCTCCTCCTCGTTGTCCTGCCGGGTGTCGAGGATGGTCTGGATGATGGTCTCCGCCGCGGTGCGCTTGAGCACGCGCTCGCCGGCGAAGTTGGCGGCGAAGCGCACCCACTCCACCGGGCTCATGCCCTTGATGTCGTCGGCGTAGGCGGTCAGCAACTGCTTGGCCACCAGCTGGGTCAGCACGTGGTTGTCGCCCTCGAAGGTGGTGAAGACGTCGGTGTCGGCCTTCAGGGCGATCAACCGGTTCTCCGCCATGTAGCCGGCGCCGCCGCACGCCTCGCGGGCCTCCTGGATGGCGCGGGTGGCGTGCCAGGTGTTGGCGGCCTTCAACCCGGCCGCGCGCGACTCGAGCTCCCGCTGCTCCTCGGGGTCCGGATCGTCGGCGGTCTGCAGCTCGTGGCACTTGGCCACCAGTTCGTTCTGGGCGAACTGCAGCGCGTAGGACTCGGCGATCAGCGGCAGCAGCCGGCGTTGGTGCACCAGGTAGTCCATGATGACCACCTCTTCGCCGGTGTCCGGGTCGTCGAACTGCTTGCGTTGCAGGCCATACCGGGTGGCGATGTCGAGGGCGACCCGCGCGGCGGCGGCCGCGCTGCCCCCGACGGTGACCCGACCGCGGATCAGCGTGCCCAGCATGGTGAAGAAGCGTCGGCCGGTGCTCTCGATCGGCGAGCTGTAGGTGCCGTCGGGGGAGACGTCGGCGTACTTGTTGAGCAGGTTCTCCCGCGGCACCCGCACCTGGTCGAACACGATTCGGCCGTTGTCCACCCCGGGCAGTCCGCCCTTGTAGTGGCAGTCCGAGGTGGTGATGCCCGGCAGGTCGTTGCCGTCCTCGTCGCGGATGGGCACGACAAGGCAGTGCACGCCGTGGCCCTCGCCGTCGGGGGTGATCAGCTGCGCGAAAACCGCGGCGACGCGGGCGGTTTCGGCGGCGCCGCCGATGTAGTCCTTGCGCGCGGTCGGGGTGGGCGAATGGATGACGAACTCTTCGGTCGCCGGGTCGTAGGTGGCGGTGGTCTCCAGCGACTGCACGTCGGAGCCGTGGCCGGTCTCGGTCATCGCGAAGCAGCCGAGCAGGTCCAGGTCGATGAGGTCCTTGACGTAGGCCTCGTGATGGCGTTCGGTGCCCAGATTCTCGATGGCGCCACCGAACAGCCCCCACTGCACCCCGGCCTTGACCATCAGCGACAGGTCGCTCATGGCCAGCATCTCGATCTGCGTGACGGCCGCGCCGACGTCGCCGTTGCCGCCGTGCTCCTTCTTGAAGCCGTCTTCGGCGGCCCCGGCGGTCGCCATGATCTTGAGTTGCTCGGCGACCTTGGTCCGCGCGATCACCGTGTTCGGCGTGTAGTGCGGCCGGAAGACGTCCCTGGACAGTTCCGCGCGCATTCTGTTCTTCACGTCGCGCCACCGGCCGTCGAGGGTGTTCTGCAAATGCTCCGCGGTTGTCGTCATAATTCGACCGTAGCCCTTGAAGGTGGACGGCAAACGTCTCTCCGCCAACCCAGGCAAGCCTGAGTTGAGGGCGGTTTCGCGGCTGGCGTTGAATCAGGGCATGCCGAGGCGTTTGCCGCATGATTTCGATCACGAGCATCCCGATGTGACCGGGGGCTGGCTGCGAGCCGCGACGTTCGGGGCGATGGACGGACTGGTCAGCAACACCGCGCTGATCGCGGGCGTGGCCGCCGGCGCCGATTCCAGCGCGGTGGTCCTCGCCGGGGTGGCGGGTCTGCTGGCCGGGGCGTTCTCCATGGCGCTGGGCGAATTCACCTCGGTGACCACCGCCAACGAGCAGATCGACGCGGAGGTGCGCGTCGAGAAGCGGGCGTTCAAGCTGTTCCCGGAGGCCGAGCAGCGCGAGATGACGGTGGCCTTCCAGGAGATGGGGCTCTCGGCGGACACCGCGCAGCGCGCCGCCGCCGAACTGCATCGCGACAAGCGTCAGGCGCTGCGCGTGCACCTGGTCACCGAACTCGGCGTCGACCCCACCGAGAAACCCTCGCCGCGGCTGGCCGCGGTGTCGTCGTTCCTGATGTTCTGCATCGGCGCGATCATCCCGCTGATCCCGTACCTGCTCGGCTACGCATCGCTGACCGCCGGACTGATCTGCGGCGGCGTCGGACTGATCATCGCCGGGGCGACGGCCGCGCACTTCACCAAGCAGCCGCTGTGGTTCGGCGGGGCGCGCCAGTTGGTGTTCGGGGCGATAGCCATCGGCGCGACCTACGTCGTCGGGCTGCTCGTGGGTCAGGTCGTCTGAGTGCTGCGCGTCGTGGCGCTGGTTGCCGCGGTGGCGCTGGCCTGCGCCCCGGCCGCCGGCGCGGAACTGCGCTACCTGGACCAGGTGACGATCCCGCACGGGGAGGTGTTCGACGGCACCGTCGTCGGCGGGCTCTCGGCGATCAGCTACCACCCCGGCGAGGACCGCTACTACGTCCTCAGCGACGACAAGGCCGAACACGGGCCGGTGCGGTTCTACACCGTGGCTCTACCCCTGGTGGACAACAAGTTCGGCGACGT
It encodes the following:
- a CDS encoding DUF7155 family protein; this encodes MARTRLLVAGFAIAGAAVAAPMLSTPAEVTEAAPACLAWIGSMNDGKCISWSMGSAVDSSLNGIPITVNGPIPDGGGNSVGPRY
- a CDS encoding DUF7155 family protein — encoded protein: MLVRRLAAAGALALFATCAGGVAVAHAQPGNCVSWLGARDTGQCISESNGGLPQVGFNGWGVETGPLLPGRSIDIPLG
- a CDS encoding acyl-CoA dehydrogenase family protein gives rise to the protein MTTTAEHLQNTLDGRWRDVKNRMRAELSRDVFRPHYTPNTVIARTKVAEQLKIMATAGAAEDGFKKEHGGNGDVGAAVTQIEMLAMSDLSLMVKAGVQWGLFGGAIENLGTERHHEAYVKDLIDLDLLGCFAMTETGHGSDVQSLETTATYDPATEEFVIHSPTPTARKDYIGGAAETARVAAVFAQLITPDGEGHGVHCLVVPIRDEDGNDLPGITTSDCHYKGGLPGVDNGRIVFDQVRVPRENLLNKYADVSPDGTYSSPIESTGRRFFTMLGTLIRGRVTVGGSAAAAARVALDIATRYGLQRKQFDDPDTGEEVVIMDYLVHQRRLLPLIAESYALQFAQNELVAKCHELQTADDPDPEEQRELESRAAGLKAANTWHATRAIQEAREACGGAGYMAENRLIALKADTDVFTTFEGDNHVLTQLVAKQLLTAYADDIKGMSPVEWVRFAANFAGERVLKRTAAETIIQTILDTRQDNEEEGSLFNRGTQVQMFEDREEYMLASVARRLQGKAKEMSAFDAFNAVQDHVLHAAQAHIDRVILEAFVAGIDACEDDEAREILGMVCDLYALSVIDKDKAWWIEHRYLSTERAKAVTRGINDRCRRLRPHAELLVDGFGIPEQCRYAEMLHPEKLAEQVADGA
- a CDS encoding VIT1/CCC1 transporter family protein, which translates into the protein MPRRLPHDFDHEHPDVTGGWLRAATFGAMDGLVSNTALIAGVAAGADSSAVVLAGVAGLLAGAFSMALGEFTSVTTANEQIDAEVRVEKRAFKLFPEAEQREMTVAFQEMGLSADTAQRAAAELHRDKRQALRVHLVTELGVDPTEKPSPRLAAVSSFLMFCIGAIIPLIPYLLGYASLTAGLICGGVGLIIAGATAAHFTKQPLWFGGARQLVFGAIAIGATYVVGLLVGQVV